In Desulfobacterales bacterium, the sequence TTATGGTTTTGCAACCCCTGCCGGGCATTTTTTTCTTTTGCTGGAAATGGCGTAATGAATCTGGTAAAAAACAGGGCCGGCAGAAAACCGTGAGGGTGAGTATCCTCAAAGGACATCCGTTGAGAGGCTCGGATGCCGGACTGTCGGCATTGCGGGAAAAATATTCGGATATCAGAAAATCAATGTAACGCAGGAATCATATGAAATCAGTCGATGGAGACGGCACAAATCAAGGAAAATGGTGGGCCATGACCGGCATCGGGCTCGGTGTGTTCATGGCGACCATCGACGTTAGTATTGTCAATATCTCTCTGCCCACACTGGTTCGGCAGCTGCATACGGATTTTGCCACGGTTCAGTGGGTGGTGATCAGTTATGTGCTGATGCTTACGTCCTTTATGCTGACGGTGGCCCGGCTTGGCGATATGATCGGCAAAAAACAGGTCTGCATGACGGGGGTGACGCTGTTCACCCTGGCGTCGATTTTGTGTGGACTTTCCCCCGGTGCGGGCTGGCTGATCGCTTTCCGGGCACTGCAGGGCCTGGGCGGCTCCATGATGCAGGCGGTCGGCATGGCGATTATTATCGAGATCTTTCCCTCATCCGAGCGGGGCCGGGCGCTGGGCATCATCGGCGGTATTGTTTCGGTCGGCCTTGCCATGGGGCCGCCCCTCGGCGGAATGCTGATCGGTCTGGCCGGATGGCGATCCATCTTTCTGGTCAACGTGCCCCTGGGGCTGATAACCGCCGCGGTGGTCGGCCGGTATGTGCATCTTCCCCCGGTGGCGGGGGCCAGGCCGCGTTTTGATCTGGCTGGCGCGATGATCCTGCTGGTGACCCTGGCGTGCTATGCGCTGGGCATGACGCTGGGCCAGCGGTTCCATTTTCAGGATTTTCGGGTACTGATGCTGCTCGGCGGCTCGGCGGCCGGTCTGGGGCTTTTCATCACGGTCGAATCGCGCGTCTGTCAGCCCATGATCGATCTTGGCCTGTTTAAAAACGTCCTGTTCAGCCTGAACCTGGTGATGGGATTTTTGTCCTTTATGGCCAACGCCGGGATATTCGTGATTCCGTTTTTTCTCCAGATGGTCATGGGCTATTCGACCACGCAGGTCGGCCTGATGCTCATGGTCATCCCCATGGGTATGGGACTGGCCGCCCCATGGGCCGGTATCCTTTCGGACCGGTTCGGGCCCCGGGGCATCAGCCTGATCGGCCTGCTGGTCATTTCGGCAGGCTGCCTGGCGATCAGTTGCCTGCATCCGGGTCTCGGCGTGACGGGGCTGGTCCTGCGGTTGTTTCCCCTGGGAATCGGGATGGGCATATTCCAATCCCCCAACAACAGCGCCATCATGGGTGAAGTGCCCAGACATCACCTGGGGGTGGCATCGGGCCTTCTGGGCCTGTCCCGTACGCTGGGCAATACCTCCGGGATTCCGCTGATCGGCGCCCTGTTTACCGTGATGGCGTTAAATGGCGCCAGTCCGGGACCGGGATTTGATATCACCACCGCACCGGCGGTTGCACTGGTCAGAGGCATTTCGGGAACCTTCCGCATTTCCGCGCTGATCATCTTTGCCGCAGCAGGGTTGTCGGCGGTTGCCTTCCTGATGGACCGCCGCCGGAAAGCAGCAGGGCAGCCGGCTGCCTGATCCGACGGCAGGCTGATTCCGAAAAGTGCCCTGGCGCTGATCATCTCTTCGGGCAGGGCTGCTCTGGACGCCACAGGTCATGTGATGCGGCACTGCCGGTGAAAATTTGATTTGTCATGCCTGAGTAATTAAACTTTACAATAAGTTGGAGGATATTGCAAAAATTCATTGCATGCGGGTTGGCGCGGAAACGAAAAATACATTTCGACTATTTTAGAAATATAGATTGACAGGTGCCGACCCGGCGTATATGAAAGATTGCCATGGAACACGAAAATGCTGCAAAATGTCTGGCTGAGCTTGGCAATACCACCCGGCTTTCCATCTTCCGCTACCTGGTCAGGGCCGGCAGGGGGGGCGTTCCGGTGGGTGATCTCCAGAGGGCGTTGAAGGTGCCTGCATCAACCCTTTCACATCATATTTCCCGTCTGGTGTCAGCCGGTCTGATTCAACAGGTTCGTGAAAGCCGGATACTGTATTGCG encodes:
- a CDS encoding MFS transporter, which codes for MKSVDGDGTNQGKWWAMTGIGLGVFMATIDVSIVNISLPTLVRQLHTDFATVQWVVISYVLMLTSFMLTVARLGDMIGKKQVCMTGVTLFTLASILCGLSPGAGWLIAFRALQGLGGSMMQAVGMAIIIEIFPSSERGRALGIIGGIVSVGLAMGPPLGGMLIGLAGWRSIFLVNVPLGLITAAVVGRYVHLPPVAGARPRFDLAGAMILLVTLACYALGMTLGQRFHFQDFRVLMLLGGSAAGLGLFITVESRVCQPMIDLGLFKNVLFSLNLVMGFLSFMANAGIFVIPFFLQMVMGYSTTQVGLMLMVIPMGMGLAAPWAGILSDRFGPRGISLIGLLVISAGCLAISCLHPGLGVTGLVLRLFPLGIGMGIFQSPNNSAIMGEVPRHHLGVASGLLGLSRTLGNTSGIPLIGALFTVMALNGASPGPGFDITTAPAVALVRGISGTFRISALIIFAAAGLSAVAFLMDRRRKAAGQPAA
- a CDS encoding helix-turn-helix transcriptional regulator → MEHENAAKCLAELGNTTRLSIFRYLVRAGRGGVPVGDLQRALKVPASTLSHHISRLVSAGLIQQVRESRILYCVPQYDVLSELIHFLMSECCTGVGDVPGAPGCFEGE